One part of the Macaca mulatta isolate MMU2019108-1 chromosome 6, T2T-MMU8v2.0, whole genome shotgun sequence genome encodes these proteins:
- the LOC106998958 gene encoding uncharacterized protein LOC106998958 isoform X7, translating to MGTTGDWDYRACSDYPAGRDTWRPNRDLETRDSVRKRTQKDGRPLTKTKGVKLFRSPREPAASESKKMKPNMKFLWRIIALYNIVTVYAGFGDPRKAKELLRKQYGQPCDCRGGQISEPPSDRITQVTCTGKTAYLMPNQLWKCKSTPRDTSPSGPLLECPCSQSSVHSSCYTSYQQCKSGNRTYYTATLLKTQTGGINDVQVLGSTNKLVQSPCNGQKGKPVCWSTTAPIHISDGGGPLDITRIKTVQKKLEEIHKAPYPELQYHPLALPELRGNFRLDAQTFDILNATYNLLQMSNTSLAHDCWLCLKMGPPIPLAIPNLSLPYVNYSNESLVNNSCPITPHP from the exons ggcctgctctgactatcccgcgggccgggatacgtggcgcccgaacagggacctggaaacgagggactccgtgaggaagaggacgcaaaaggacggtcgaccgctaacgaagacaaaaggagtcaaactcttccgatcaccgcgggaacctgccgcgtcagaatcgaag aaaatgaagcctaacatgaaattcctttggagaataatcgctctatacaacatagtgacagtctatgcaggttttggtgaccctcgtaaggcaaaagaattattacgaaaacaatacggccagccttgtgactgcagagggggacaaatatctgaacctccatcagatagaatcacccaggtgacctgcacgggcaagacagcttacctaatgccaaaccagttatggaaatgtaagtctaccccaagagatacctcacctagcgggccgctcctagaatgcccttgtagccaatcttctgtacatagttcctgttatacctcctatcaacaatgcaaatcaggcaatagaacatattatacggccacgttactaaaaacacaaactggaggcattaatgacgtacaagtattaggatccactaataaacttgtacaatctccttgtaacggccaaaaaggaaagcctgtttgttggagcactactgcccccattcacatttctgatggaggaggcccattagatattacaagaattaaaaccgtccagaaaaaattagaagaaattcataaagctccatatcctgaacttcaatatcaccctttagccctgcctgagcttagaggtaattttaggctcgatgcccaaacctttgatatcctcaatgctacttacaatttacttcaaatgtccaatacaagcctcgcccacgattgttggctttgtcttaaaatgggcccccctattcctctagccatacctaacctttcattgccctatgtcaattactcaaatgaatccttagtaaataattcctgtcctattACCCCCCACCCTTAG